One genomic segment of Amycolatopsis sp. Hca4 includes these proteins:
- a CDS encoding MMPL family transporter, with translation MDTITRTTGGGLARLAGWAQRHRWLAVALWALVLIGVTATSQLAGSAFHDDNSLPGTESQQVVDLLDRTAQSGASAQIVLKADGGLAANRAPIDDMLGEVRSLPHVRSVTEPTLSPDGRIGYATVTFDAASTDLPYDDIVKFADTAKRAGPVEFALAGDPVERISGGGGPAEGVGLLAALVILVFLFRSLLAAGLPVITAVFAVGSTLGVITVVSHFVDIASYTAPLMMLVGFGVGVDYALLIFSRYRSEILAGHDRDAAARRALDTAGRSVLFAGTTVIIALLGLLALGLGGLRGVALSVALTVLMTMLASVTLLPALLSLFGKRLERGIRRQALRREPGKAWRRLADGVQRRPLAPLAIGLIVLIGLSIPAAGMRLGFADAGTDPAGSTTRQAYDWLADGFGPGFTGPLAIVTEDGDTGALQQKLTTTPGIARVLPPMGRTVLAFPTTSPQDAATAELVTRLRTDVLPALPGHYLVGGSVAAATDFADAVAARLPLFVLVVVGLSALLLMVVFRSVLIPLKAALLNLLSIGASLGVMTLVFGDGWFGAQPGPIEAFVPVMIFAIVFGLSMDYEVFLVSRMHEEWRRTGNARLAVREGLASTGAVITAAGANMVLVFGAFLLDPSRMLAQFGLGLAVAVLLDALVIRCLLVPAIMRLLGARAWWLPRWLDRRLPHFALEP, from the coding sequence ATGGACACCATCACTCGTACCACCGGCGGCGGCCTGGCCCGGCTGGCCGGCTGGGCGCAGCGCCACCGGTGGCTCGCCGTCGCGCTCTGGGCACTGGTCCTCATCGGCGTCACGGCCACCTCGCAGCTGGCCGGCAGCGCGTTCCACGACGACAACTCGTTGCCCGGCACCGAATCGCAGCAGGTCGTCGACCTGCTCGACCGGACAGCGCAGTCCGGCGCGAGCGCGCAGATCGTGCTGAAGGCCGACGGCGGGCTCGCCGCGAACCGCGCGCCGATCGACGACATGCTCGGGGAAGTCCGGTCGCTGCCGCACGTGCGGTCGGTGACCGAGCCGACGCTCTCCCCCGACGGGCGGATCGGTTACGCCACCGTCACTTTCGACGCGGCGTCGACCGACCTCCCGTACGACGACATCGTGAAGTTCGCCGACACCGCGAAGCGGGCCGGGCCCGTCGAGTTCGCGCTCGCCGGGGACCCGGTCGAGCGGATCTCCGGAGGCGGTGGTCCCGCGGAAGGCGTCGGGCTGCTCGCCGCGCTGGTCATCCTCGTCTTCCTGTTCCGTTCGCTGCTCGCCGCCGGGCTGCCGGTGATCACCGCGGTGTTCGCGGTCGGCAGCACGCTGGGCGTGATCACGGTCGTCTCGCACTTCGTCGACATCGCGAGCTACACCGCGCCCCTGATGATGCTGGTCGGGTTCGGTGTCGGCGTCGACTACGCGCTGCTGATCTTTTCCCGCTACCGCAGCGAAATCCTGGCCGGCCACGACCGCGACGCGGCCGCCCGGCGGGCACTCGACACGGCGGGCCGCTCGGTGCTGTTCGCCGGGACGACGGTGATCATCGCGCTGCTCGGCCTGCTGGCGCTCGGGCTCGGCGGGCTGCGCGGGGTGGCGCTGTCGGTCGCGCTCACTGTCCTGATGACGATGCTCGCGTCCGTCACGCTGCTGCCCGCGTTGCTGTCGCTGTTCGGCAAGCGCCTCGAACGCGGCATCCGCCGGCAGGCTCTCCGCAGGGAACCCGGCAAGGCGTGGCGGCGGCTCGCCGACGGCGTCCAACGTCGTCCGCTGGCCCCGCTGGCCATCGGCCTGATCGTCCTCATCGGACTGTCCATTCCGGCCGCGGGGATGCGGCTCGGGTTCGCCGACGCGGGCACCGACCCGGCCGGCTCCACCACGCGGCAGGCCTACGACTGGCTGGCCGACGGCTTCGGCCCGGGCTTCACCGGCCCGCTCGCGATCGTCACGGAGGACGGCGACACCGGTGCGCTGCAGCAGAAGCTGACGACCACGCCGGGCATCGCGCGGGTCCTGCCGCCGATGGGCCGGACCGTGCTGGCCTTCCCGACGACGTCACCCCAGGACGCGGCGACCGCCGAGCTGGTAACGCGGCTGCGGACCGACGTCCTCCCGGCACTGCCGGGCCACTACCTGGTAGGCGGCTCGGTGGCGGCCGCGACGGACTTCGCGGACGCCGTCGCGGCCCGGCTGCCGCTGTTCGTGCTGGTCGTGGTCGGGTTGTCGGCGTTGCTGCTGATGGTGGTGTTCCGCTCGGTGCTGATCCCGCTCAAGGCGGCACTGCTGAACCTGCTGAGCATCGGCGCCTCCCTCGGCGTGATGACCCTGGTGTTCGGCGACGGCTGGTTCGGCGCCCAGCCGGGCCCGATCGAGGCGTTCGTGCCGGTGATGATCTTCGCGATCGTCTTCGGGCTGTCGATGGACTACGAGGTGTTCCTGGTGTCCCGCATGCACGAGGAGTGGCGCCGCACGGGCAACGCCCGGCTGGCGGTGCGCGAGGGCCTCGCCTCGACGGGCGCGGTGATCACCGCGGCGGGCGCGAACATGGTCCTGGTGTTCGGCGCGTTCCTGCTCGACCCGTCCCGGATGCTGGCCCAGTTCGGGCTGGGCCTGGCGGTCGCGGTGCTGCTGGACGCACTGGTGATCCGCTGCCTGCTGGTCCCGGCGATCATGCGGCTGCTCGGCGCCCGCGCGTGGTGGCTGCCGCGGTGGCTGGACCGCCGGTTGCCGCACTTCGCGCTGGAGCCGT
- a CDS encoding response regulator transcription factor — protein sequence MIRVLLVDDQRLVRAGFRSILDGEDDITVVAEAADGREALQAAHDHHPDVVLMDIRMPVLDGLAATRHLLEDPGVRTKVVILTTFDLDEDVYGALRAGASGFLVKDTEPAELIHAVRVVARGDALLAPSITRRLIAEFAARGTRPAPSPALDRLTEREREVLTLVAAGLSNDDIARELTLSPATAKTHVSRIMTKTGTHDRAQLVVLAYESGAVTPRWLAP from the coding sequence ATGATCCGGGTCCTGCTCGTCGACGACCAGCGGCTCGTCCGCGCCGGCTTCCGGTCCATTTTGGACGGCGAGGACGACATCACCGTCGTGGCCGAGGCCGCCGACGGGCGCGAGGCGCTGCAGGCCGCGCACGACCACCACCCCGACGTCGTGCTGATGGACATCCGGATGCCGGTGCTCGACGGCCTCGCCGCCACCCGGCACCTCCTCGAAGACCCGGGCGTCCGGACCAAGGTCGTCATCCTCACGACGTTCGACCTCGACGAAGACGTCTACGGCGCGCTGCGGGCGGGCGCGAGCGGGTTCCTGGTGAAGGACACCGAGCCCGCGGAGCTGATCCACGCCGTGCGCGTGGTCGCCCGCGGCGACGCGCTGCTGGCGCCCTCGATCACCCGGCGGCTGATCGCGGAGTTCGCCGCGCGCGGCACCCGTCCCGCGCCGTCGCCGGCGCTGGACCGGCTCACCGAGCGCGAGCGCGAAGTGCTGACCCTGGTCGCGGCCGGACTGTCGAACGACGACATCGCCCGCGAGCTCACCCTCAGCCCGGCGACGGCGAAGACGCACGTCAGCCGCATCATGACCAAGACCGGCACGCACGACCGGGCGCAGCTCGTCGTCCTCGCCTACGAATCCGGCGCGGTGACGCCGCGGTGGCTGGCACCCTGA
- a CDS encoding sensor histidine kinase — protein sequence MSWPRRYAAELAVVVAVVVGSLFAVLGDRPEPAHHAALGWVLTGLGCAALFFRRRFPLAVAAFTLVCCAVYYPLTDPDGLVLLAFAYALYNAAAAGRIRGAALLVVAAMAGVTAGEISSRTGRHVDNFAFFLMTGWFVALVAGGAVAHYRAEAERTKEAEARARATDERLRIARELHDVLGHHLALINVQAGAALHRRDPGQAEEALGAIKDASKTALQELRTTLGMLRQAGGPSLQRVAELAESVGASGLTVRTEIDGVARDLPPDVEHAAFRVVQEALTNVAKHAGAKTVVVRLGYGADELSVQVDDDGRGGEAPAGNGIRGMAERARALGGELTAAPREDGGYRVRARLPVR from the coding sequence ATGTCCTGGCCACGCCGGTACGCGGCCGAGCTGGCGGTCGTCGTCGCGGTCGTCGTCGGCTCGCTCTTCGCCGTGCTGGGGGACCGTCCCGAGCCCGCGCACCACGCCGCTCTCGGCTGGGTGCTCACCGGCCTCGGCTGCGCCGCCCTCTTCTTCCGGCGCCGCTTCCCGCTGGCCGTTGCCGCGTTCACGCTCGTCTGCTGCGCCGTCTACTACCCCCTCACCGACCCCGACGGCCTCGTCCTGCTCGCCTTCGCCTACGCCCTCTACAACGCCGCCGCGGCCGGGCGGATCCGCGGCGCCGCGCTGCTCGTCGTCGCCGCGATGGCCGGGGTCACCGCCGGGGAAATCAGCTCGCGGACCGGCCGGCACGTCGACAACTTCGCGTTCTTCCTGATGACCGGCTGGTTCGTCGCGCTGGTCGCCGGCGGGGCCGTCGCGCACTACCGCGCCGAGGCCGAGCGCACCAAGGAGGCCGAGGCGCGGGCGCGCGCCACCGACGAACGCCTGCGCATCGCCCGCGAGCTGCACGATGTCCTCGGCCACCACCTCGCGCTGATCAACGTCCAGGCCGGCGCCGCGCTGCACCGGCGTGACCCCGGCCAGGCCGAGGAGGCGCTCGGCGCCATCAAGGACGCCAGCAAGACCGCACTCCAGGAGCTGCGCACGACGCTCGGCATGCTCCGCCAGGCCGGCGGGCCGAGCCTCCAGCGGGTCGCGGAGCTGGCCGAATCGGTCGGCGCGTCCGGGCTGACCGTGCGCACCGAGATCGACGGCGTCGCGCGGGACCTCCCCCCGGACGTCGAGCACGCCGCGTTCCGGGTGGTCCAGGAGGCGCTGACGAACGTCGCCAAGCACGCCGGTGCGAAGACCGTCGTCGTCCGGCTCGGCTACGGCGCCGACGAGCTTTCCGTGCAGGTCGACGACGACGGCCGCGGCGGCGAGGCCCCGGCCGGCAACGGCATCCGCGGGATGGCCGAACGCGCGCGGGCGCTCGGCGGCGAGCTGACCGCGGCACCGCGCGAAGACGGCGGTTACCGCGTGCGGGCCCGGCTGCCGGTGCGATGA
- a CDS encoding DUF3761 domain-containing protein, with protein sequence MKLGAVLVAGLLVTGCGVGSVPPKDTGNLGVLAPTSSAYPTPTYPVPTETTASASTTTEAPAAAVTPTAVPTAIAPKAAVPTAAAPKPAAPKTTAPKPPAPRTTAQAAPKPAECGADYYRNSDGNCVHRPSDNPAGATAICKDGTYSYSQHRSGTCSGHGGVRTWL encoded by the coding sequence ATGAAGCTCGGTGCGGTGCTGGTCGCGGGTCTGCTGGTCACGGGCTGCGGGGTGGGTTCCGTGCCGCCCAAGGACACCGGCAACCTCGGCGTTCTCGCGCCCACCAGCTCGGCCTACCCGACCCCCACGTACCCGGTGCCGACCGAGACGACGGCTTCGGCTTCGACGACCACGGAAGCGCCGGCGGCCGCCGTGACTCCCACGGCCGTCCCGACGGCGATCGCACCGAAGGCGGCTGTTCCGACGGCGGCCGCGCCGAAGCCGGCCGCGCCCAAGACCACGGCCCCGAAGCCCCCGGCGCCGCGGACCACCGCGCAGGCCGCGCCGAAGCCGGCCGAGTGCGGTGCCGACTACTACCGGAACTCGGACGGCAACTGCGTCCACCGGCCCAGCGACAACCCGGCCGGCGCCACGGCCATCTGCAAGGACGGCACCTACAGCTACAGCCAGCACCGCTCGGGCACCTGCTCCGGCCACGGAGGCGTCCGCACCTGGCTGTGA
- a CDS encoding MFS transporter — MVVSRSGRPIVVVLASCGLVASFMQTLVVPLIPVFPRLLHVPAADASWVVTVTLLAASVITPVSGRLGDLYGKRRMILVSLGLLIAGSVVSATTSALGFQILGRGLQGCAMGVIPLGISIMRDELPPERVGGAISLMSATLGVGGAIGLPVAAVVAENADWHVLFWTAAGLGLACALLIVTVVPESPLRTPAPFDYFGAFGLAAGLLCLLLPVVKGGTWGWTSVPTLGLAAAAVVVLLGWGAYQLRRRDPLVDLRVSARRPVLFTNLASIMVGFALYAMALSFPQLLQAPASTGYGLGQTMVESGLTLAPNGLVMMLLSPVSARLIARFGPRPTLISGSLVIAAGYGFAIVLMDNAFELITASVIIGAGVGIAYAAMPALIMGSVPVTETASANGLNSLMRSVGTAISSAVMAAMLAQLTISVGGLPVPSLFGFRATFAVAAFAALAGALLAALVPRKRTAPELVAV, encoded by the coding sequence GTGGTGGTGTCCCGTTCCGGCCGGCCGATCGTCGTGGTGCTCGCTTCGTGCGGGCTCGTCGCGTCGTTCATGCAGACGCTGGTCGTGCCGCTGATCCCCGTCTTCCCGCGGCTGCTGCACGTCCCTGCGGCCGACGCCTCCTGGGTGGTCACCGTGACGCTGCTGGCCGCGTCCGTCATCACGCCGGTCAGCGGGCGGCTGGGCGACCTCTACGGCAAACGGCGGATGATCCTCGTCAGCCTCGGCCTGCTCATCGCCGGCTCGGTCGTGTCCGCGACGACCAGCGCCCTCGGGTTCCAGATCCTCGGGCGCGGGCTGCAGGGCTGCGCGATGGGCGTGATCCCGCTCGGCATCAGCATCATGCGCGACGAACTGCCGCCCGAACGCGTCGGCGGGGCCATCTCGCTGATGAGCGCGACCCTCGGGGTCGGCGGGGCCATCGGGCTACCGGTCGCGGCCGTGGTCGCCGAGAACGCCGACTGGCACGTGCTCTTCTGGACCGCCGCCGGGCTCGGGCTGGCCTGCGCGCTGCTCATCGTCACCGTGGTGCCCGAGTCGCCGCTGCGCACGCCCGCCCCCTTCGACTACTTCGGCGCCTTCGGCCTGGCCGCCGGGCTGCTCTGCCTGCTGCTGCCGGTGGTCAAGGGCGGCACCTGGGGCTGGACCAGCGTCCCGACGCTCGGGCTGGCCGCGGCCGCCGTCGTCGTGCTGCTCGGCTGGGGTGCCTACCAGCTGCGCCGCCGTGATCCGCTGGTCGACCTGCGGGTCTCCGCGCGCCGTCCGGTGCTGTTCACGAACCTCGCGTCGATCATGGTCGGCTTCGCGTTGTACGCCATGGCGCTGTCGTTCCCGCAGCTGCTGCAGGCGCCGGCGTCGACCGGCTACGGGCTGGGCCAGACGATGGTCGAGTCCGGGCTCACGCTGGCCCCGAACGGCCTGGTGATGATGCTGCTCTCGCCGGTTTCCGCGCGGCTCATCGCCCGGTTCGGCCCCCGCCCGACGCTGATCAGCGGCTCGCTGGTGATCGCCGCCGGGTACGGGTTCGCGATCGTGCTGATGGACAACGCGTTCGAGCTGATCACCGCGTCGGTGATCATCGGGGCCGGCGTCGGCATCGCGTACGCGGCGATGCCCGCGCTGATCATGGGCTCGGTGCCGGTCACCGAGACGGCGTCGGCGAACGGCTTGAACTCCCTGATGCGCTCGGTCGGCACGGCGATCTCCAGCGCGGTGATGGCGGCGATGCTGGCCCAGCTGACGATCAGCGTCGGCGGGCTGCCGGTGCCGTCGCTGTTCGGCTTCCGCGCGACGTTCGCGGTGGCCGCGTTCGCCGCGCTGGCCGGCGCCCTGCTCGCGGCGCTGGTCCCGCGGAAGCGGACCGCGCCGGAGCTGGTCGCCGTCTAG
- a CDS encoding SAM-dependent methyltransferase — MSEDEYARRGIDLDKPNAARVYDYILGGQLNYAVDRMFAEQVLAAQPNARERARLNRQWLRRAIRFGMDQGIRQFLDIGSGMPTVGHVHEVAQAVDANARVVYVDNEPVAVAHSEIVLEDNENAAMVHADAEFPDDVLEHDTTEMMLDLDQPVMVVMALFVHFIPDERNPAGLIAAYRDALAPGSYLALSSATYEQQSDDTARAVAMYRKSANPVTPRSADELRALVDGFEIVDPGIVFIPEWRPDDPTEMPPDPAECGGLALVARKN, encoded by the coding sequence ATGAGCGAAGACGAGTACGCGCGGCGGGGCATCGACCTCGACAAGCCCAACGCCGCGCGGGTGTACGACTACATCCTCGGCGGGCAGCTCAACTACGCCGTCGACCGGATGTTCGCCGAGCAGGTGCTGGCCGCGCAGCCGAACGCGCGCGAGCGGGCGCGGCTCAACCGCCAGTGGCTGCGGCGGGCCATCCGGTTCGGGATGGACCAGGGCATCCGGCAGTTCCTCGACATCGGCTCCGGCATGCCGACCGTCGGGCACGTGCACGAGGTCGCCCAGGCCGTCGACGCCAATGCGCGCGTGGTCTACGTCGACAACGAGCCGGTCGCGGTCGCGCACAGCGAGATCGTGCTGGAGGACAACGAGAACGCGGCCATGGTGCACGCCGACGCCGAGTTCCCCGACGACGTCCTCGAGCACGACACCACCGAGATGATGCTGGACCTGGACCAGCCGGTGATGGTCGTGATGGCGCTGTTCGTGCACTTCATCCCGGACGAGCGCAACCCGGCCGGGCTGATCGCCGCCTACCGCGACGCGCTCGCGCCCGGCAGCTACCTCGCGTTGTCGTCCGCCACCTACGAGCAGCAGAGCGACGACACCGCGCGCGCCGTCGCGATGTACCGGAAGAGCGCGAACCCGGTGACGCCGCGCTCGGCCGACGAGCTCCGCGCGCTGGTCGACGGCTTCGAGATCGTCGACCCGGGCATCGTGTTCATCCCCGAGTGGCGGCCGGACGACCCCACGGAGATGCCGCCCGACCCCGCCGAGTGCGGCGGCCTGGCGCTGGTGGCGCGCAAGAACTAG
- a CDS encoding SAM-dependent methyltransferase, which translates to MTEEHAIRDIDVDKPNAARVYDYFIGGKLNYAIDREFAERILRMHPEFREVALLNRRWLRRAVPFGASRGIRQFLDIGSGMPTVGHVHEIVQSIDPACRVVYVDHEPIAVAHSEIVLQDNDNAEMVQADAEVPADVLEHPTTRRLLDFTEPVMVIMAAFIHFVPDARNPAGMIAAYRDALVPGSYLALSSGTLEGQSEEIRRAAELYRNSVTDFVPRSTDELRALLDGFEVVPPGIVFTPQWRPDDPAEVGDHPELASQLALVARKN; encoded by the coding sequence ATGACCGAGGAGCACGCGATCCGCGACATCGACGTCGACAAGCCGAACGCGGCTCGCGTCTACGACTACTTCATCGGCGGCAAGCTCAACTACGCGATCGACCGGGAGTTCGCCGAGCGGATCCTCCGGATGCACCCGGAGTTCCGGGAGGTGGCCCTGCTCAACCGGCGGTGGCTGCGCCGCGCCGTGCCCTTCGGCGCTTCGCGGGGGATCCGGCAGTTCCTGGACATCGGCTCGGGCATGCCGACCGTGGGGCACGTGCACGAGATCGTCCAGTCGATCGACCCGGCGTGCCGGGTGGTCTACGTCGACCACGAGCCGATCGCCGTCGCCCACAGCGAGATCGTGCTGCAGGACAACGACAACGCGGAGATGGTGCAGGCCGACGCGGAGGTGCCGGCCGACGTCCTCGAGCACCCGACGACCAGGCGGCTGCTGGACTTCACCGAGCCGGTGATGGTGATCATGGCGGCGTTCATCCACTTCGTCCCGGACGCGCGCAACCCGGCCGGGATGATCGCGGCCTACCGCGACGCGCTCGTCCCCGGCAGTTACCTGGCGTTGTCGTCGGGCACGCTGGAAGGGCAGAGCGAGGAGATCCGCCGCGCGGCCGAGCTGTACCGGAACAGCGTCACGGACTTCGTCCCGCGGTCGACGGACGAGCTGCGCGCGCTGCTGGACGGCTTCGAGGTCGTGCCGCCGGGGATCGTGTTCACCCCGCAGTGGCGGCCGGACGATCCGGCCGAGGTCGGGGACCACCCGGAGCTGGCCAGCCAGCTCGCCCTGGTGGCCCGCAAGAACTGA
- a CDS encoding SAM-dependent methyltransferase — protein sequence MSEDEHAKRGIDLDRPNAARVYDYMIGGKLNYAVDRVFADRILGVLPNAQHMALTNRAWLRRAVRFGAEQGIRQFLDIGSGMPTVGHVHEVVQSIDPASRVVYVDNEPIAVAHSEIVLEGNENAAMVQADAEYPDEVLEHPVTRELLDFGEPVMVIMAAFVHFIPDSRNPAGLIGTYRDVLAPGSHLALSSGTWEGQGEESQRSVALYEKSGTPLTLRSPDELRALVKGFEILPPGIVFTPEWRPDGPLEDPPEQSGGLALVARKER from the coding sequence ATGAGCGAAGACGAACACGCGAAGCGGGGCATCGACCTCGACAGACCGAACGCCGCGCGCGTGTACGACTACATGATCGGCGGCAAGCTCAACTACGCCGTCGACCGGGTGTTCGCCGACCGGATCCTGGGGGTGCTGCCGAACGCCCAGCACATGGCGCTGACGAACCGGGCGTGGCTGCGCCGGGCCGTGCGGTTCGGCGCCGAGCAGGGCATCCGGCAGTTCCTCGACATCGGCTCGGGCATGCCCACGGTCGGTCACGTGCACGAAGTCGTCCAGTCGATCGACCCGGCGTCGCGGGTGGTGTACGTCGACAACGAGCCGATCGCGGTCGCGCACAGCGAGATCGTGCTGGAGGGCAACGAGAACGCGGCCATGGTCCAAGCCGACGCCGAGTACCCGGACGAGGTGCTGGAGCACCCGGTCACCAGGGAACTGCTGGACTTCGGCGAGCCGGTGATGGTGATCATGGCCGCGTTCGTGCACTTCATCCCGGACTCGCGGAACCCGGCCGGGCTGATCGGCACCTACCGCGACGTCCTCGCGCCGGGCAGTCACCTCGCGTTGTCTTCGGGCACGTGGGAGGGGCAGGGCGAGGAGTCCCAGCGGTCGGTGGCGCTGTACGAGAAGAGCGGCACGCCCCTGACGCTGCGGTCACCCGACGAACTGCGCGCGCTGGTGAAGGGCTTCGAAATCCTGCCGCCGGGCATCGTGTTCACCCCGGAATGGCGTCCGGACGGACCGCTCGAAGACCCGCCGGAGCAGTCGGGCGGTCTCGCGCTGGTGGCCCGCAAGGAGCGCTGA